One region of Turicibacter bilis genomic DNA includes:
- a CDS encoding DUF4430 domain-containing protein, giving the protein MKLNVKKALIALVAIVAVVVIGFTISPMSKQEGEKSITITILNDESKETLLDNKVLKTDAESLGEVLVQYKDELQLEAEESEYGLYITGFLGLSAKENGATGPWWMYSYESPSQGLEMPIGQAPGVDSLMIHDGDMVTFSYTSNMGW; this is encoded by the coding sequence ATGAAATTGAATGTGAAAAAGGCATTAATCGCATTGGTAGCGATTGTAGCTGTTGTCGTGATTGGATTTACTATTTCACCGATGAGTAAACAAGAGGGAGAGAAGTCAATTACGATTACGATCTTAAATGATGAGAGCAAAGAAACGTTATTAGATAATAAAGTATTAAAAACGGATGCTGAGTCTTTAGGAGAAGTTTTAGTACAGTATAAAGACGAGTTACAGCTAGAAGCTGAAGAGTCTGAATACGGTCTATATATTACTGGATTTTTAGGGTTAAGTGCAAAGGAAAATGGAGCAACAGGTCCTTGGTGGATGTATAGTTATGAATCACCTTCTCAAGGATTAGAGATGCCAATTGGACAAGCACCAGGTGTTGATAGCTTAATGATTCACGATGGAGATATGGTAACATTCAGTTATACAAGTAACATGGGTTGGTAA
- a CDS encoding ATP:cob(I)alamin adenosyltransferase has protein sequence MSQNWDLIAYPFLNEKGRLVDHEVLTDTLSSTLGMICSLSTPLKEETWWLMEMVLHLNGSIRGRLAVSEEDLNKGLDMLHTLKEKNKERLNRFVYPTGHEVSSWYHIARCQAKQVVRNLYLLEQDGLDVPQLVIDFANLIANLLFAFSVEVNAVFEVDEVEFISKSY, from the coding sequence ATGAGTCAAAATTGGGATTTAATTGCGTATCCTTTTTTAAACGAAAAAGGTCGTTTAGTGGACCATGAAGTATTAACGGATACATTATCATCAACACTTGGGATGATTTGTTCTTTATCCACCCCACTTAAGGAAGAGACATGGTGGTTAATGGAGATGGTCTTACATTTAAATGGATCGATTCGAGGTCGCTTAGCCGTCAGTGAGGAGGATTTGAACAAAGGGTTAGACATGCTTCATACGTTAAAGGAAAAAAATAAGGAACGTCTGAATCGTTTTGTTTATCCGACAGGGCATGAAGTTTCTTCTTGGTATCATATTGCAAGATGTCAAGCGAAGCAAGTTGTTCGTAATTTATATTTATTAGAGCAAGACGGGCTAGATGTTCCGCAGTTGGTCATTGATTTTGCTAATTTGATTGCTAATTTATTATTTGCTTTCTCTGTTGAAGTGAATGCTGTATTTGAAGTTGATGAAGTTGAGTTTATCTCAAAATCGTATTAA
- a CDS encoding aldo/keto reductase: protein MKKTQLGKSDLMVSQIALGCMGLGGEWDAKIPLTKSDEVAAIKAVEAALEQGINFFDHADIYKGGKAETVFSSIWDAKLVDRESIFIQSKCGIRLMNDLYEGSAPHYDFSYEHIMHSVDGILSRLKVDYLDSLLLHRPDTLMEPEEVAKAFSKLKESGKVRYFGVSNHNGAQIDFLQSYLDEPLVANQMELSLLQSNLIDEGLNVNSLVNPLDYRSQGTLEYCRHHQITLQAWSPLAGGSLTKEEVSSEHEEMIKLIQLYANEYGVSREAIMVAWLLRHPAQIQPIVGTKTPARLQAICEAMKVTLTREQWYRLYNSGLGRKLL, encoded by the coding sequence ATGAAGAAAACACAATTAGGAAAAAGTGATTTAATGGTCTCACAAATTGCTTTAGGATGTATGGGATTAGGTGGAGAATGGGATGCTAAGATACCGCTAACAAAATCAGATGAAGTGGCAGCTATAAAAGCAGTTGAGGCGGCATTAGAACAAGGGATTAATTTCTTTGATCATGCTGATATTTATAAGGGTGGAAAAGCCGAAACAGTATTTTCTTCGATTTGGGATGCCAAATTAGTAGACCGTGAATCAATTTTTATCCAATCTAAATGTGGGATTCGTTTAATGAATGATTTATATGAAGGATCGGCTCCGCATTATGACTTTAGTTATGAACATATTATGCATTCAGTTGATGGTATCTTAAGTCGTTTAAAGGTTGATTATTTAGATAGTTTATTATTACATCGACCAGATACCTTAATGGAGCCTGAGGAGGTAGCTAAAGCCTTCTCTAAACTTAAAGAAAGTGGGAAGGTTCGTTATTTTGGAGTTAGTAACCATAATGGCGCACAAATTGACTTCTTACAGTCTTATTTAGATGAACCATTAGTTGCCAATCAGATGGAACTGTCGTTATTACAATCTAATCTAATTGATGAAGGATTGAATGTCAATTCACTAGTGAATCCGTTAGATTATCGAAGTCAAGGGACACTGGAATATTGTCGTCATCATCAAATCACGTTGCAAGCCTGGTCACCGCTAGCAGGTGGTTCTTTAACAAAAGAGGAAGTGTCATCAGAACATGAAGAGATGATTAAACTCATTCAGTTGTATGCTAATGAATATGGAGTGAGTCGTGAAGCGATTATGGTCGCTTGGCTATTGCGTCATCCTGCACAAATTCAGCCGATTGTTGGAACGAAGACGCCTGCTCGCTTACAGGCGATTTGTGAAGCGATGAAGGTGACATTAACACGAGAACAGTGGTATCGATTATATAACAGTGGTTTAGGAAGAAAATTATTATAA
- a CDS encoding helix-turn-helix domain-containing protein: MKKVCQKCLHELEVKTTSIQSGFGNLKLHIEGITVYVCPCCGDTTLESTDVLVLQKLSETLSESGAKKRTQSLVTKEDEREILTLSEVASLLRVSHQTIYNMIKDGRLKGHKVGREWRFIKKDIDAYILSEQKQSFDDLLKV, encoded by the coding sequence ATGAAAAAAGTTTGTCAGAAATGTTTACATGAGTTAGAGGTCAAGACGACATCAATACAGTCTGGATTTGGAAACTTAAAGTTACATATTGAGGGAATTACTGTTTATGTTTGTCCTTGCTGTGGTGATACAACGCTGGAGTCGACTGATGTACTCGTTCTTCAAAAGTTAAGTGAAACGCTTAGTGAATCTGGAGCGAAAAAACGGACACAATCATTAGTGACAAAAGAAGACGAGCGTGAAATTTTAACGCTTTCGGAAGTGGCTTCGTTATTAAGAGTTAGTCATCAAACCATTTATAATATGATTAAAGATGGCCGTTTAAAAGGCCATAAAGTCGGCCGTGAATGGCGATTTATCAAAAAAGATATTGATGCCTATATTTTATCAGAACAAAAGCAATCATTTGATGATTTATTAAAGGTATAA
- a CDS encoding zinc ribbon domain-containing protein — translation MEKVCQSCGLPLNERILGNENNGTFSQEYCYLCYRNGKFILPNLTIDEMKQQISKIVNQSPGNKFQKWLTKQVLCLQLKTLKRWK, via the coding sequence ATGGAGAAAGTTTGTCAAAGTTGTGGTTTACCATTAAATGAACGTATTTTAGGGAACGAAAATAATGGAACCTTCTCTCAAGAATATTGTTATTTATGTTATCGTAATGGGAAATTTATTCTTCCCAATTTAACAATTGATGAAATGAAACAACAAATTTCAAAAATAGTGAATCAATCGCCAGGGAATAAATTTCAAAAGTGGTTAACAAAACAGGTACTTTGTTTACAATTAAAAACATTAAAACGTTGGAAATAG
- a CDS encoding 5'-nucleotidase, with translation MAYDLSDKLVVAISSRALFDLEHENQIFENNGIEAYTHYQIEHENTVLPKGTAFPLIEALLSLNEKFEEPIVEVIILSSNSPETGLRVFNSISEYGLDIVRAAFTGGEAKHPYLEAFNIDLFLSRNEKEVQDAIDQGVAAALVYDAPRDYHPNQKEIRIAFDADAVVFSDESELIYKQEGLEAFYENENANAENAMNEGPFAKLLKTLSKIKEKDDSLLKIAIVTARNSPAHKRVILTLRKWGCKIDEMFFLGGVAKDKVLKAFNAHIFFDDQDYHVGPASQLIPSGRVPYKSDSKLHQFQQHQVEQQPEYHENHEHYEHHGEQS, from the coding sequence GTGGCATATGATTTAAGCGATAAGTTAGTGGTGGCAATTTCAAGTCGTGCTTTATTTGATCTTGAACATGAAAATCAAATTTTTGAGAACAATGGAATTGAAGCATATACACATTATCAAATTGAGCATGAGAATACTGTCTTACCAAAGGGGACAGCTTTTCCGTTAATTGAAGCTTTACTAAGCTTAAATGAGAAGTTTGAAGAGCCAATTGTTGAGGTGATTATTTTATCAAGTAATAGTCCAGAGACAGGATTGCGTGTTTTTAATAGTATCTCAGAATATGGATTAGATATTGTCCGAGCAGCCTTTACGGGTGGGGAGGCTAAACACCCTTATTTAGAGGCATTTAATATTGATCTATTTCTATCTCGTAATGAAAAAGAAGTTCAAGATGCGATTGATCAAGGGGTTGCAGCTGCTCTAGTTTATGATGCACCTCGTGATTATCATCCAAACCAAAAAGAAATCCGTATTGCTTTTGATGCAGATGCGGTTGTGTTCTCTGATGAATCTGAATTAATTTATAAACAAGAAGGATTAGAAGCTTTCTATGAAAACGAAAATGCAAATGCTGAAAATGCAATGAATGAAGGTCCATTTGCGAAATTATTGAAGACACTTTCTAAAATTAAAGAAAAAGATGATTCACTACTAAAAATTGCGATTGTGACGGCGAGAAATTCACCGGCTCATAAACGTGTTATTTTAACGTTACGCAAATGGGGATGTAAAATAGATGAGATGTTCTTCTTAGGGGGCGTTGCCAAGGATAAAGTTTTAAAAGCCTTTAATGCACATATTTTCTTTGATGACCAAGATTATCATGTAGGTCCTGCTTCACAATTGATTCCCTCAGGCCGCGTTCCTTATAAATCAGATTCCAAATTACATCAATTTCAACAACATCAAGTTGAGCAACAACCGGAGTATCATGAAAATCACGAACATTATGAACATCATGGCGAACAATCCTAG
- a CDS encoding 5'-nucleotidase encodes MEMLKIGVDLRAVFQMNEVCEGTYVKGVLFSFLQQLMKFNHQIIEIFIFSADNPSISPMVFESLSVHQLNIDQVIFTGGESLISYLQALEVEVYFSADEFMVAKAQAVGILAGVISNKIPISTLSIAFDHRLFLDQVTYSGLGKWIPLLGYIQQQDKQSLSIELMTTRSYSVDRWIKELFKDAQCKINAVCFIASGKGADLMELYNVHIYFEGEQREPLSPLPNSECILNIDF; translated from the coding sequence ATGGAGATGTTGAAGATTGGAGTAGATTTACGTGCTGTATTTCAGATGAATGAAGTGTGTGAGGGAACTTATGTAAAGGGAGTTTTATTTTCTTTTTTACAACAATTAATGAAATTCAATCATCAAATTATTGAAATCTTCATTTTTTCAGCCGATAATCCATCTATTTCCCCAATGGTTTTTGAAAGCTTATCTGTTCACCAATTAAATATTGATCAAGTTATTTTTACAGGAGGGGAGTCATTAATTTCTTATTTACAGGCATTAGAAGTGGAAGTGTATTTCTCTGCTGATGAGTTCATGGTTGCAAAAGCGCAAGCAGTGGGAATTTTAGCAGGTGTAATCTCGAATAAAATTCCGATTTCAACCTTAAGTATTGCCTTTGATCATCGTTTGTTTTTAGATCAGGTCACTTATAGTGGTCTTGGCAAGTGGATTCCACTATTAGGTTATATTCAACAACAAGATAAACAATCTTTATCGATTGAACTGATGACGACTCGTTCATATAGTGTCGATCGTTGGATAAAGGAGTTGTTTAAAGACGCTCAATGTAAGATTAATGCAGTTTGTTTTATTGCCTCCGGAAAGGGCGCTGATTTAATGGAGTTATATAACGTTCATATTTATTTTGAAGGAGAGCAGCGGGAACCACTATCACCTCTCCCAAACTCTGAATGTATTTTAAATATTGATTTTTGA
- a CDS encoding DUF1540 domain-containing protein, producing the protein MSIKCGAHNCVHNDNNGNCYAGVVNVRGTHALTTDETLCKSFADQDLKADAEFATEFNAAPKKAGVNNIKCSACHCKHNDHQKCYAEDVQINHVTASCETFEQH; encoded by the coding sequence ATGTCAATCAAATGCGGTGCACATAATTGTGTACATAATGATAATAATGGAAATTGCTATGCTGGAGTTGTCAATGTTCGAGGAACACATGCATTAACAACAGATGAAACATTATGTAAAAGCTTTGCTGATCAAGATTTAAAAGCAGACGCCGAATTTGCGACAGAATTTAATGCTGCACCTAAGAAAGCAGGTGTTAATAATATTAAATGTAGTGCCTGTCATTGTAAACATAATGATCATCAAAAATGTTATGCTGAAGACGTTCAAATTAATCATGTGACAGCTAGCTGCGAAACATTTGAACAACATTAA
- a CDS encoding sodium-dependent transporter, protein MSQQATTAKRDGFSSRFGLIAAAAGSAVGLGNIWKFPYIVGENGGSAFILVYLISILAVGIPVLLAEFIIGRRGQANAVRSFKKIAPNTKWSAIGWMGIISAFMILGFYTVIAGYTIHYFILTITNSFAGMSAAQITDTFNNFSSSSTPIIYTVIFIILSLAILFGGIKDGIEKYTKILMPGLVGIIVLLVIRAITLPGAGEGIQFLLKPDFSELSIKAILDALGHSFFSLSVGMGTMLTYGSYISKKENLTSVTFSIAAADTMIALLAGLAIFPAVFAFGIDPTAGPGLVFITLPNVFLQMPGGVIFGALFFLLLFIAALTSVVSIFEVIIAYVTEELKVNRRKAMGLTTLAVIVISTFCALSQTSDSALVFNGHTLFDWMDLLSANVLLPIGGLLIMIFLGFIMKKSDIKDELQQGSKSIKNTMAYITVTKFVAPVAIAIVFLTGIQALFS, encoded by the coding sequence ATGAGTCAACAAGCAACAACTGCGAAACGTGACGGATTTAGTTCACGTTTTGGACTAATCGCAGCTGCTGCAGGTTCAGCAGTTGGTCTAGGAAACATTTGGAAGTTCCCGTACATCGTAGGAGAAAACGGTGGATCAGCCTTTATTTTAGTTTATTTAATTTCAATTTTAGCAGTAGGGATTCCAGTTTTATTGGCTGAGTTCATTATTGGACGCCGCGGTCAGGCCAATGCGGTTCGTTCATTTAAAAAGATTGCACCCAACACGAAATGGTCAGCAATTGGATGGATGGGAATTATTAGTGCCTTCATGATTTTAGGTTTCTATACAGTCATTGCAGGATATACCATCCATTATTTCATTTTAACCATTACTAATTCATTTGCTGGAATGTCAGCAGCACAAATTACTGACACTTTTAATAACTTCTCATCAAGTTCAACACCAATCATTTATACAGTGATTTTCATTATCTTATCACTTGCTATTTTATTTGGTGGAATCAAAGATGGAATTGAGAAATACACTAAAATATTAATGCCTGGACTTGTTGGAATTATCGTTTTATTAGTTATTCGTGCTATCACATTACCGGGAGCAGGTGAAGGAATTCAGTTCTTATTAAAACCAGATTTTAGTGAATTATCAATAAAGGCTATTTTAGATGCTTTAGGACACTCATTCTTCTCACTAAGTGTTGGAATGGGGACGATGTTAACATACGGTTCTTACATTAGTAAAAAAGAAAACTTAACATCCGTAACTTTCTCAATTGCAGCAGCAGATACAATGATTGCTTTACTTGCTGGACTAGCCATCTTCCCAGCTGTATTCGCATTTGGTATTGATCCAACAGCCGGACCTGGTTTAGTCTTCATTACTTTACCAAATGTCTTCTTACAAATGCCTGGTGGAGTTATCTTCGGTGCGTTATTCTTCTTATTATTATTTATTGCAGCTTTAACTTCAGTTGTCTCAATCTTCGAAGTTATCATCGCTTATGTTACGGAAGAATTAAAAGTTAACCGTCGTAAAGCAATGGGATTAACAACATTAGCAGTTATTGTAATCTCAACATTCTGTGCTTTATCACAAACATCGGATTCAGCTTTAGTCTTCAATGGGCATACATTATTTGATTGGATGGATTTATTATCAGCTAACGTATTACTTCCAATTGGTGGATTATTAATCATGATTTTCTTAGGATTTATCATGAAAAAATCTGACATTAAAGATGAATTACAACAAGGATCAAAATCAATTAAAAATACAATGGCTTACATCACAGTGACAAAATTTGTTGCACCTGTCGCTATTGCTATCGTATTCTTAACTGGAATCCAAGCCTTATTTAGCTAA
- a CDS encoding patatin-like phospholipase family protein encodes MKRKIRVLSIDGGGIRGIIPAKIMIKIEELLQEYSKNPNTRISDYFDLIAGTSTGSILAGLYLCPDGFGSTHAKYSAKEVLDLYLAHGGEMFERSWKTQIIDYFGLTSPLYKAEKLEKMLADYFGDLRLEDLVKPCLFPAYDVEHGEAIFFNQMNAYREVDKNFLVREVIRASTAAPTYFPVAKLNNQSKEESYSLIDGGMFANNPALCAYVEACKFPFQPSPDDIMILSLGTGSKGKTYPYESSKRWGKVGWVVPVIDIYGSAGSQTVDHQLKVLYRCQHIRDQYFRIEPDLSQFDVSPHMDNASIKNIKALEAVGEKMVEEHLDKIKAFTRKLYISQIGCQPDEFYRMK; translated from the coding sequence ATGAAAAGGAAAATTCGAGTGCTATCGATTGATGGAGGTGGAATACGCGGAATTATTCCAGCTAAAATTATGATAAAGATAGAAGAGTTGTTGCAAGAGTATAGTAAAAATCCCAATACAAGAATTAGTGATTATTTTGATTTGATTGCTGGAACGAGTACAGGAAGTATCTTAGCAGGCTTGTATCTTTGTCCAGATGGTTTTGGAAGTACTCATGCAAAGTATAGTGCTAAAGAGGTATTAGATTTGTACTTAGCTCATGGAGGTGAAATGTTTGAACGGTCATGGAAAACGCAAATCATAGATTATTTTGGCTTAACGAGTCCTTTATATAAGGCTGAAAAGCTTGAAAAGATGTTAGCTGATTATTTTGGTGACTTACGGTTAGAAGATTTGGTGAAACCATGTTTGTTTCCAGCGTATGATGTGGAACATGGGGAAGCCATTTTTTTTAATCAGATGAATGCTTATCGAGAGGTTGATAAAAATTTTTTAGTTCGAGAGGTGATTCGGGCTTCAACAGCTGCTCCTACGTATTTTCCGGTTGCTAAGTTAAATAATCAGTCTAAAGAAGAGTCATACTCCTTAATTGATGGGGGAATGTTTGCGAATAATCCTGCGTTATGCGCTTATGTTGAAGCTTGTAAGTTTCCTTTTCAACCGTCACCAGATGATATTATGATTTTGTCATTAGGGACAGGTTCTAAAGGTAAAACGTATCCGTATGAATCATCTAAAAGATGGGGAAAAGTGGGATGGGTGGTCCCTGTCATTGATATTTATGGTTCAGCAGGTTCTCAGACCGTTGATCATCAATTAAAAGTCCTGTATCGGTGCCAGCATATTCGGGATCAATATTTTAGAATTGAACCAGATTTAAGTCAATTTGATGTCAGTCCTCATATGGATAATGCCAGTATAAAAAATATAAAAGCATTGGAAGCAGTTGGTGAAAAAATGGTGGAAGAACATCTGGATAAAATAAAAGCTTTTACTCGTAAATTGTATATTAGTCAAATTGGATGTCAGCCAGATGAGTTTTATCGCATGAAATAA
- a CDS encoding cation diffusion facilitator family transporter, with translation MDRRLEEKRERIALKISLGAGVLFVLAELLMAILSKSQAVLMDSIYDASELMMILFSLKLVPLLYKPVSEKQPYGYSQVESLFIAIKGFVLASVTVALVVNNVQLMFHGGRDIQFTQIAYFELFAAGLSVIVILILRRLNRDSNSPILKTEMMEWSIDAIASFGMSVAFLVPTFVSHPWFDALLPYLDQIIAIFLSCFILPLPIRAVLTAMRDIFLMAPEEETMVLIKDKCEPILKSYHLHETTYDVVRTGRKIWISIYVLPNDDYVSVRLYSKVQDLLEEALQNDFSDFYIELLPDIL, from the coding sequence ATGGATAGGCGCTTAGAAGAGAAGAGAGAACGAATAGCTTTGAAAATTTCTTTAGGAGCAGGGGTTTTATTTGTATTAGCGGAGCTTCTGATGGCTATTCTGTCAAAGTCGCAAGCTGTTTTAATGGATTCAATTTATGATGCATCAGAGTTGATGATGATCTTATTTTCATTAAAGCTTGTTCCACTACTTTATAAGCCAGTCAGTGAAAAACAACCTTATGGTTATTCGCAAGTTGAATCGTTGTTTATTGCGATTAAAGGGTTTGTGTTAGCTTCTGTGACAGTGGCACTTGTCGTAAACAATGTACAGTTGATGTTTCATGGGGGGCGTGATATTCAGTTTACGCAAATTGCTTATTTTGAGTTGTTTGCAGCAGGTTTGAGTGTGATTGTAATCTTAATATTGAGGCGCTTAAATCGAGATTCAAATTCCCCTATTTTGAAAACAGAAATGATGGAGTGGTCCATTGATGCGATTGCAAGTTTTGGGATGTCAGTTGCTTTTTTGGTTCCTACATTTGTTAGTCATCCTTGGTTCGATGCTTTGTTGCCTTATTTAGATCAAATCATTGCGATTTTTTTGTCGTGTTTTATTTTACCGTTACCAATTCGTGCCGTTTTAACAGCGATGAGAGATATTTTTTTAATGGCTCCTGAAGAGGAAACAATGGTATTAATTAAAGACAAATGTGAACCCATTCTAAAGTCGTATCATTTGCATGAAACAACGTATGATGTAGTGCGCACAGGCAGAAAGATTTGGATTTCTATTTATGTACTTCCTAATGATGATTATGTATCGGTTAGGTTGTATTCTAAAGTTCAGGATTTATTAGAAGAGGCATTACAAAATGATTTTTCTGATTTTTATATCGAATTATTACCTGATATTTTATAA